The following nucleotide sequence is from Verrucomicrobiota bacterium.
ACGATTGAATCAGATCTTGCTTCAAAGCATTTCCACATGATCGGAGTTGGCGGTATGGGAATGGCACCACTTGCGATATTTCTGAAGCAAGCCGGTTGTCGGGTTACCGGGGAAGACGATAATTTTCATCCAAGAGTACATCAAATGCTTTTGGGCAATGGGGTTGAAATAAGTAACAAACCCGATTGGGGATCCGCAGATGGTATAATCTATTCAAATGCGATCGGTTTGAACCACCCGGGATTAAAAAGTGCGTTGGCTCAAAAAGTTCCATCTATGCGTCGCGGTGAATTCCTGGCGGCACTCAGTAAGTGTTTTAAAACAATTGCGATAGCCGGATCTCATGGGAAAACCACTACTTGTGGTCTTTTGATTTACGCGCTGACTCAATCTGGGATCGACTTCAACTACATCCTGGGCGGACTCTTTTCTGAAGACAGGCTCCTACCTGGGCATTCTAACAAGGAAAGTCTGTGGTTGGTAATTGAAGTGGATGAAAGCGATGGCAGTATAGAGTCCTTTGTTCCAGCGATTTGTTTGTTGGTAAATGTCGATTGGGACCATGCTGACTATTACCAAACGAAAAACAAATGTACGGAAACCTTTCGTCAGCTAATAAAACGCACGTCCGAGCACGTGTTCTTGAACCGTTCTTGCGAATTATCAAGGGGCTTGGATCTCAGTGGAATCGATGCCGCGATTCATACCTTTGGTGAAAATGGTGAAGCTCAACTTACCCGTTTTTCGAATGGCACCATGGAAGTCAGTGGGTCATTGCCAAGTTGTACATTGAAAGTTCCCTTTGACGAACCTTTCAATGCTCAAAACGCATTGGCCGCCCTCAGTGTTGTTCATTTATTAAAAGGAAAACTAAATGATTCGTTGCTAGCCGCATTTCCAGGGCTATGGAGACGTCAGGAAGTTCTTTTCGAAAAAAACGGATTTTCAGTAGTAGAGGATTACGGTCATCATCCTACAGAAATTCGAAAACTCTTTGAAGCATTCCATTTAAAGGGTGGTTCAATAAGCGTGGTTTTTCAGCCCCACCGATATTCCCGAACACTCCAGTTCAAATCTGAATTTGCGGAGGTCCTTTCTCAGGCAGATCGATTACTTATGATGGAAGTTTATGGAGCTGGTGAAGACCCAATTCCAGGTGGGACTGGCACAGATCTGTTTAATGCCTACTCCGAAATTGCCCCGGATCGAGAATCGTATTTCTGCAAAGATCAAAAGGCCGTTTTGGAACAACTCGCGAAGTTGAAACAAGCCTCTGGCGTTTTATTGTTTTTAGGTGCGGGAAATATTCATAATGTTGCTGCCGAGTATGTATCAAATCTCAACAATAATGAGGCGATTTCCAACGATGAATTTCTGTCCGATTTAAAGGGACGTCTTGGCCGTGATTCTTTGCTTAAATCCAATGAGCCTTTGGCGTTCAAAACGACGCTTCGTGTAGGCGGGTTCGCTGATTACTATGCCGAACCG
It contains:
- the murB gene encoding UDP-N-acetylmuramate dehydrogenase, with product MITIESDLASKHFHMIGVGGMGMAPLAIFLKQAGCRVTGEDDNFHPRVHQMLLGNGVEISNKPDWGSADGIIYSNAIGLNHPGLKSALAQKVPSMRRGEFLAALSKCFKTIAIAGSHGKTTTCGLLIYALTQSGIDFNYILGGLFSEDRLLPGHSNKESLWLVIEVDESDGSIESFVPAICLLVNVDWDHADYYQTKNKCTETFRQLIKRTSEHVFLNRSCELSRGLDLSGIDAAIHTFGENGEAQLTRFSNGTMEVSGSLPSCTLKVPFDEPFNAQNALAALSVVHLLKGKLNDSLLAAFPGLWRRQEVLFEKNGFSVVEDYGHHPTEIRKLFEAFHLKGGSISVVFQPHRYSRTLQFKSEFAEVLSQADRLLMMEVYGAGEDPIPGGTGTDLFNAYSEIAPDRESYFCKDQKAVLEQLAKLKQASGVLLFLGAGNIHNVAAEYVSNLNNNEAISNDEFLSDLKGRLGRDSLLKSNEPLAFKTTLRVGGFADYYAEPASETDLQVLLRKAAKYGVKIHFLGRGSNVVIPDSGVRGLVIRLSKPFFQKIEVMEDGRVRAGAGVRLKELCGFMRKLGVAGFEFLEGIPGNVGGALRMNAGAMGGWVSEVISEVVLMNYRGDISNISVEDLHFGYRHCHELNDAIGLAIVCKTGEASSVQTIQHTMDAYQNSRKESQPRLPSAGCSFKNPEGSAAGKLIDQSGLKGFSVGGAEVSDVHANFIVNRGTATASDVISLINELRKKVYQKTGYELEPEVILFGDKWENYLDSLPKESCTSLPVSQP